Proteins from one Panicum virgatum strain AP13 chromosome 7K, P.virgatum_v5, whole genome shotgun sequence genomic window:
- the LOC120642132 gene encoding stem-specific protein TSJT1-like, translated as MLAIFQKQVAHAPQELNSPRSGGAAKPRSPDEILRDFHAAHPADAFSTSFGGGAALACVGARACPAAGAGHHQRMFCGLDDIYCVFLGRLDNLSALIRQYGLCGKSTNEALLVIEAYRTLRDRGPYPADQVVKDLAGSFAFVVFDNKSGAVFAALSADGGVPLYWGIAADGSVVICEDREIVKRGCGKSYAPFPVGCMFHSEGGLKSFEHPMNRLKAMPRVDSEGVMCGATFKVDTFTKINSMPRVGSATNWAAAWDDKAI; from the exons ATGCTGGCCATCTTCCAGAAGCAGGTGGCGCACGCGCCGCAGGAGCTCAACAGCccccggagcggcggcgccgccaagcCCAGGAGCCCCGACGAGATcctccgggacttccacgccgCGCACCCCGCCGacgccttctccacctccttcgggggcggcgccgcgctCGCCTGCGTCGGCGCGCGCGCCTGCCCTGCTGCCGGGGCCGGCCACCACCAGCGCATGTTCTGCGGCCTCGACGACATCTACTGCGTCTTCCTCGGCCGCCTCGACAACCTCAGCGCCCTCATCCGCCAGTACGGCCTCTGCGGCAAGTCCACCAACGAGGCGCTGCTCGTCATCGAGGCCTACCGCACCCTGCGCGACCGCGGGCCCTACCCCGCCGACCAGGTCGTCAAGGACCTCGCCGGATCATTCGCCTTCGTCGTCTTCGACAACAAGTCCGGCGCCGTATTCGCAGCCCTG AGCGCCGACGGCGGCGTTCCGCTCTACTGGGGCATCGCGGCGGACGGCTCCGTGGTGATCTGCGAGGACCGGGAGATCGTCAAGCGCGGGTGCGGCAAGTCGTACGCGCCCTTCCCCGTGGGGTGCATGTTCCACAGCGAGGGCGGCCTCAAGAGCTTCGAGCACCCCATGAACAGGCTCAAGGCGATGCCCCGGGTCGACAGCGAGGGCGTCATGTGCGGCGCCACCTTCAAGGTCGACACCTTCACCAAGATCAACTCCATGCCGCGCGTCGGCAGCGCCACCAACTGGGCCGCCGCATGGGACGACAAAGCCATCTAG
- the LOC120642131 gene encoding clathrin light chain 1-like has protein sequence MASFFADDGADELPRTTSHPFDADDFGAADPAAAGGDGAGGYGGYASFADGGIEEVEEEITVESDGVPIRHVSGGYSPSPFSPDLEPDAGDGPILPPPTEMGREEGFLLREWRRQNAMELEKKEQREKELRAQIIAEAEEFKIAFYEKRIQNCETNEVHNREREKIFVAGQEKFHAGADKQYWKSISDLIPHEIATIEKRGKKDKDKKPSITVIQGPKPGKPTDLSRMRQILVKLKHAPPPHMLQPPPAPAAKEGAKDGAKEGAKDGAKEGAAAPANGTKQPAESKETPANGPSEAEKEQPAASE, from the exons ATGGCCTCCTTCTtcgccgacgacggcgccgacgagctgccgcgcaccacctcccaccccttcGACGCCGACGACTTCGGCGCTGCCgaccccgcggcggccggcggcgacggcgccggggGATACGGCGGCTACGCCTCCTTCGCCGATGGGGGGatcgaggaggtggaggaggagatcACTGTCGAGTCCGATGGGGTCCCGATCCGCCACGTCTCCGGGGGGTACTCGCCCTCGCCCTTCTCCCCCGACCTCGAgcccgacgccggcgacggcccgATCCTGCCACCGCCGACCGAGATGGGCCGGGAGGAGGGCTTCCTCCTCCGTGAATGGCGGAG GCAAAATGCTATGGAACTTGAGAAAAAGGAACAGAGGGAGAAGGAGCTACGTGCCCAAATAATTGCTGAAGCTGAAGAATTCAAGATAGCTTTCTATGAGAAGAGGATACAGAACTGTGAGACAAATGAGGTCCACAACAGAGAAAGggagaag ATTTTCGTGGCCGGTCAGGAGAAATTCCATGCTGGTGCGGACAAGCAGTACTGGAAATCGATTTCAGATCTCATTCCGCATGAAATTGCCACCATTGAGAAGCGTGGAAAGAAAGACAAGGACAAGAAGCCATCTATCACAGTTATTCAGGGCCCGAAGCCAGGCAAGCCCACCGACCTCTCCCGGATGCGCCAGATCTTGGTGAAGCTGAAGCATGCTCCTCCACCACACATGCTGCAACCTCCACCAGCACCTGCTGCTAAAGAAGGCGCAAAGGATGGAGCCAAAGAAGGTGCAAAGGATGGTGCCAAAGAAGGTGCTGCAGCCCCAGCAAATGGCACCAAGCAGCCTGCAGAGAGCAAAGAAACCCCCGCCAATGGCCCATCGGAGGCAGAGAAAGAGCAGCCTGCAGCGTCTGAGTGA
- the LOC120643162 gene encoding probable polyol transporter 4 has protein sequence MSGCIIFIQKDLRITEVQQEVLVGCLSFISLLGSLAAGRTSDAIGRKWTIGLAAAVFQAGAAIMTFAPSFAVLMTGRLLAGIGIGIGIMVAPVYISEISPATLRGTLASFPEIFISFGILLGYVSNLVFAGLPDHINWRVMLGAGIVPSISIAFVLLVIPESPRWLVMQSRAGDARAVLAKVSDSEEEAQERLAEIEEAACATASGKAAWRELLRPSPVVRRMLITGLGVQFFQQATGIDALVYYSPTIFRDSGMTTESQLLAATVAVGFSKVAFIVIAIVLVDHVGRKPLLYISTIGITVCLAVLAASLALLARGVLPTGAAIGLAVATVCGFVAFFSVGIGPINMVLSSEIYPLRLRAQAVGIGFALNRMASGGVAMSFLSICRAVTVAGAFTAFAVVSAASVVFVHLFVPETSGKTLEQIESLFGGGGGVTSGEVELGDAEHLEHKRLVTR, from the coding sequence ATGAGCGGCTGCATTATCTTCATCCAAAAGGATCTCCGTATCACGGAGGTGCAGCAAGAAGTGCTAGTCGGGTGCCTCAGCTTCATCTCCCTCCTCGGCAGTCTAGCCGCTGGCAGAACCTCGGACGCCATCGGCCGGAAGTGGACcatcggcctcgccgccgccgtgttccAGGCCGGCGCGGCCATCATGACGTTCGCGCCGTCCTTCGCCGTGCTCATGACGGGGCGGCTGCTGGCCGGCATCGGCATCGGGATCGGAATCATGGTCGCGCCCGTCTACATCTCGGAGATCTCGCCGGCTACGCTGCGGGGCACTCTCGCGTCCTTCCCCGAGATCTTCATCAGCTTCGGCATCCTCCTCGGCTACGTCTCCAACCTTGTGTTCGCGGGCCTGCCCGACCACATCAATTGGCGGGTCATGCTCGGCGCCGGCATCGTCCCGTCCATCTCCATCGCGTTCGTCCTGCTGGTCATCCCGGAGTCGCCGCGGTGGCTGGTGATGCAGAGCCGGGCTggcgacgcgcgcgcggtgCTCGCCAAGGTCTCGgacagcgaggaggaggcgcaggaGAGGCTCGCCGAGATCGAGGAAGCCGCTTGTGCCACTGCTTCAGGCAAGGCAGCGTGGCGGGAGCTCCTGAGGCCGTCGCCGGTGGTCCGCCGGATGCTGATCACCGGACTGGGCGTCCAGTTCTTCCAGCAGGCCACCGGCATCGACGCGCTGGTGTACTACAGCCCCACCATATTCCGGGACTCCGGCATGACGACGGAGAGCCagctcctcgccgccaccgtcgcggtGGGGTTCTCCAAGGTGGCGTTCATCGTGATCGCCATCGTCCTGGTGGACCACGTCGGCCGGAAGCCGCTCCTGTACATCAGCACGATCGGCATCACCGTGTGCCTGGCCGTGCTGGCGGCGTCGCTGGCCCTGCTCGCGCGCGGCGTGCTGCCGACGGGCGCGGCGATCGGGCTCGCCGTCGCGACGGTGTGCGGCTTCGTGGCCTTCTTCTCGGTGGGGATCGGGCCCATCAACATGGTGCTGAGCTCGGAGATCTACCCGCTGCGGCTGCGCGCGCAGGCCGTGGGCATCGGCTTCGCCCTGAACCGGATGGCCAGTGGCGGCGTGGCCATGTCGTTCCTCTCCATCTGCCGCGCCGTGACCGTCGCCGGCGCGTTCACCGCGTTCGCCGTCGTCTCGGCAGCGTCGGTGGTGTTTGTGCACCTGTTCGTGCCGGAGACAAGCGGCAAGACATTGGAGCAGATAGAGTCCCtgtttggtggtggtggtggtgtgacGTCCGGTGAGGTGGAGCTCGGCGATGCCGAGCATCTTGAGCACAAGAGACTAGTAACGCGCTGA
- the LOC120642130 gene encoding cold-responsive protein kinase 1-like isoform X1, whose amino-acid sequence MSWCCLPRTKKQENAYFNSIGVISGIYSEKNIRLFSYAELRSATDNFNRTNKVGRGGFGTVYKGTIRNGQEVAVKVLSAESRQGIREFLTEIDVISNVKHPNLVELIGCCVEGNNRILVYEYLKNSSLDRALLGSNSVPADFTWSIRSAICLGVARGLAYLHEEIASPIVHRDIKASNILLDKNYSPKIGDFGLAKLFPDNVTHISTRVAGTTGYLAPEYAWHGQLTKKADIYSFGVLVLEIVSGTSSSRSILADDKILLEKTWELYEAKKLKELIDPTLGDYPEEEVIRYIKVALFCIQAAAARRPSMLQVVTMLSKPIRINEKELTAPAYMHEYRSNVSKASTSSNSKSKHLASEDSNMFSTVVPPTVTEMSPR is encoded by the exons ATGAGTTGGTGTTGTCTTCCTAGAACCAAGAAACAAGAGAATGCTTACTTCAACAGCATAGGCG taatTTCAGGTATTTATTCTGAGAAGAACATAAGGCTCTTCTCCTATGCTGAGTTAAGATCTGCCACAGATAACTTCAATCGCACAAACAAAGTAGGTCGAGGTGGCTTTGGGACAGTTTATAAG GGAACCATTCGAAATGGGCAAGAGGTTGCGGTGAAAGTTCTTTCTGCTGAATCCAGGCAGGGCATTAGAGAATTCTTGACAGAAATTGATGTCATTAGCAACGTGAAGCATCCCAACCTGGTTGAATTAATTGGTTGTTGCGTTGAAGGAAATAACCGAATTTTGGTGTATGAGTATCTTAAGAACAGCAGTCTTGACCGTGCACTGTTGG GTTCTAACAGTGTGCCTGCTGACTTTACCTGGAGCATAAGATCTGCTATATGTCTTGGAGTTGCTCGAGGTCTTGCATACCTGCACGAAGAGATTGCATCACCGATTGTACATAGAGATATCAAGGCTAGCAATATACTTCTCGATAAAAATTACAGCCCCAAGATCGGGGACTTTGGTCTGGCCAAGCTATTTCCTGATAATGTCACCCACATCAGCACCCGGGTAGCTGGAACAAC AGGCTACCTTGCACCTGAATACGCATGGCACGGCCAGTTAACGAAGAAAGCAGATATATACAGCTTTGGGGTCCTTGTGCTGGAGATAGTAAGCGGCACAAGTAGTTCCAGGAGCATACTAGCAGATGACAAGATTCTTCTGGAGAAG ACCTGGGAGCTGTACGAAGCCAAAAAGCTCAAGGAACTGATCGACCCAACCCTCGGAGACTACCCTGAAGAAGAAGTCATCCGGTACATCAAGGTGGCCCTTTTCTGCATACAGGCagctgcggcgcggcggccgtcgaTGCTGCAGGTCGTGACCATGCTGTCCAAGCCGATCCGGATCAATGAGAAGGAGCTGACGGCGCCGGCGTACATGCACGAGTACAGGAGCAATGTGTCCAAGGCGAGCACGTCGAGCAACTCAAAGTCCAAGCACTTGGCGTCAGAGGACTCCAACATGTTCAGCACGGTTGTTCCTCCAACAGTGACTGAGATGAGCCCCAGGTGA
- the LOC120642130 gene encoding cold-responsive protein kinase 1-like isoform X2 — MSWCCLPRTKKQENAYFNSIGGIYSEKNIRLFSYAELRSATDNFNRTNKVGRGGFGTVYKGTIRNGQEVAVKVLSAESRQGIREFLTEIDVISNVKHPNLVELIGCCVEGNNRILVYEYLKNSSLDRALLGSNSVPADFTWSIRSAICLGVARGLAYLHEEIASPIVHRDIKASNILLDKNYSPKIGDFGLAKLFPDNVTHISTRVAGTTGYLAPEYAWHGQLTKKADIYSFGVLVLEIVSGTSSSRSILADDKILLEKTWELYEAKKLKELIDPTLGDYPEEEVIRYIKVALFCIQAAAARRPSMLQVVTMLSKPIRINEKELTAPAYMHEYRSNVSKASTSSNSKSKHLASEDSNMFSTVVPPTVTEMSPR; from the exons ATGAGTTGGTGTTGTCTTCCTAGAACCAAGAAACAAGAGAATGCTTACTTCAACAGCATAGGCG GTATTTATTCTGAGAAGAACATAAGGCTCTTCTCCTATGCTGAGTTAAGATCTGCCACAGATAACTTCAATCGCACAAACAAAGTAGGTCGAGGTGGCTTTGGGACAGTTTATAAG GGAACCATTCGAAATGGGCAAGAGGTTGCGGTGAAAGTTCTTTCTGCTGAATCCAGGCAGGGCATTAGAGAATTCTTGACAGAAATTGATGTCATTAGCAACGTGAAGCATCCCAACCTGGTTGAATTAATTGGTTGTTGCGTTGAAGGAAATAACCGAATTTTGGTGTATGAGTATCTTAAGAACAGCAGTCTTGACCGTGCACTGTTGG GTTCTAACAGTGTGCCTGCTGACTTTACCTGGAGCATAAGATCTGCTATATGTCTTGGAGTTGCTCGAGGTCTTGCATACCTGCACGAAGAGATTGCATCACCGATTGTACATAGAGATATCAAGGCTAGCAATATACTTCTCGATAAAAATTACAGCCCCAAGATCGGGGACTTTGGTCTGGCCAAGCTATTTCCTGATAATGTCACCCACATCAGCACCCGGGTAGCTGGAACAAC AGGCTACCTTGCACCTGAATACGCATGGCACGGCCAGTTAACGAAGAAAGCAGATATATACAGCTTTGGGGTCCTTGTGCTGGAGATAGTAAGCGGCACAAGTAGTTCCAGGAGCATACTAGCAGATGACAAGATTCTTCTGGAGAAG ACCTGGGAGCTGTACGAAGCCAAAAAGCTCAAGGAACTGATCGACCCAACCCTCGGAGACTACCCTGAAGAAGAAGTCATCCGGTACATCAAGGTGGCCCTTTTCTGCATACAGGCagctgcggcgcggcggccgtcgaTGCTGCAGGTCGTGACCATGCTGTCCAAGCCGATCCGGATCAATGAGAAGGAGCTGACGGCGCCGGCGTACATGCACGAGTACAGGAGCAATGTGTCCAAGGCGAGCACGTCGAGCAACTCAAAGTCCAAGCACTTGGCGTCAGAGGACTCCAACATGTTCAGCACGGTTGTTCCTCCAACAGTGACTGAGATGAGCCCCAGGTGA